Genomic window (Gemmatimonadota bacterium):
GCTCGTAGCCAGGCTCCTGAAGCGCTGGGACGCACCGGTGGGCGAAACGACCTGGCGGGCAGCCGCACGCGTCGGGGCGCAAGGTTATGGCGCCGCCCGGCGCGACGCCCTGCAGCCGGCGGGGGATGCCCACGCAGGAGAGTTCTATGGTGAGGCCGCAGTTTCGGGGAGCTTCGGGGCGCTCGTCGTCGGCTCCCGGGTCGTGGCGGAAAATCGCCTCAAGTACGACCCCGACTGGACCGGTGACGCCGAACAGCGGAGCAAGCACGTTGCCTTTCGTGCCGCCGAGGCCTATGTCGCAGCGCAATGGCGACTGGTGCACCTTCACCTCGGGCAGGTCGATCGAAATTGGGGACCGGCCGGCGTTCCAGGCCTCGGTGTCTCCAATGTGAGCTACCCACGCCCGGACCTCGCGCTCGATCTCGTCACATCCCGGCTCACGGCCCAATTCCTCTTTACTCCGCTGCCGAGCGAACGCCTCGCGAACGGCGATCTGGTCGAGCGCTACGCGGCGGCGCACCGGATCGGGTGGCGGCCAAGCGATCGGTTCGAGGTGGGCGCCTGGGAGACCATGATTCTGGCCGATGAGGCGGAGAGCGGCACCGACGCGATCGGGTCACTCTTTTCGGTCATGACATTCGCGGCGCAGTTCGGTCGCAAGGCCAACACCAACAGCATTCTCGGACTGGATGCTCATTGGCGGGCAACCCACCGGCTCCAGCTTGAGGCTCAATTCGCCGGCGATGACATCCGCCTCGGGAGTACCAACACCGCGGCTGGAGAAGCTCCGCGTCCCAACCGGTATGCCCTCACGATGGGCGCGCGAGGAGCATTGCCGCGAGGGCTTTCCTGGCGGGCGCACTACGTCAGGGTGTCCGCATTGGCCTACCGAACGTCCAACCCGTTGCAGAACTTTGCGGCCGATGGGGTGGGGACCGTGAGGGTGATCCCGGACAACGACGAGCTGACAGGTGTGATCAGCATCCCCGTCGCGCGCTCGTTGCTGATGTCGCCGTACCTGAGCTGGCAGCGCCAGGGCGAGGGGCGACTCGATGTGACGCCGCCGTTCAACGAAACCACGCCGACCTTTCTGATTGGTACGGTGCGCCGCACTATCCGGGCGGCGGTAGGACTGGCGGGTGGAGTCGGGCCGGCGCGGATCCTGGCCGACGTCGGGGTCAACAGGGTGCGAAACGCCGACCAGGTCCTCGGCCGTTCGACCTCATCTCTCGAAGGGCGCTTCATCGTCACGGTCGGCGGTGCTGCCCAAGGACAGCTGCAATGACGACATCGCTCGCCTCGGTATCACGCGCCCGTCTCAGCGAACTCCTTGACGCCCTTCGCGGGCTGCAGGTGGTCGTGGTGGGCGATGTGATGCTCGATCGCTACCTCACCGGCGATGCCGACCGGGTGTCCCCAGAGGCGCCGGTTCCGGTTGTCACCGTGGAGGAGGAGCGCGACGTCCCCGGTGGGGCTGCCAATGTCGCCGCGAACATTGCGGCCCTGGGCGGTGTCGCCATCCTGCTCGGTGTCATTGGTGTGGACAATGAGGCGACCGCGCTGGCGGAGGAGCTTCGCGCCCTCGGCATCAGGACCGATGGCCTCATCGCGGTGAGCGGGCGTCCTACCACCTGCAAGACCCGGATCGTCGCGCGTGGGCAGCAAGTGGTCCGGATCGATCGCGAGGTCACCAATCCGCTCGCCGATTCGCACCGCGAGGCGCTCCTCGCTGCGGCCGCAGTCGCGATGGCCGACGCCGATGCACTGATCCTCGAGGACTACGACAAGGGGACCATTGATAGCGAGCTGGCCAAGGCGCTGATCGCGGCCGCACGAGCCCGAGGGATCCCGGTGGTGGTGGATCCGAAGCAGCGGAACTTCTTCGCCTACGCCGGCGCGACGGTCTTCAAGCCCAACCGACGGGAGCTCGAGAGTGCGTTCGCAGCGCATTTCAGTGGTGAAGATCGCGACCTGGAGACAGCCCGGACTCGCCTCGATGTAGAGAACCTGCTGCTCACCCTTGGCGCCGACGGGATGGCACTGGTGTCGCCTGACGCACCACTCAAGCGGACGCCGAGCATCGCCCGCGAGGTATTCGATGTCTCGGGGGCCGGCGATACCGTCTCGGCAATGATGGCTGCTGCGCTGGGTGCTGGGGCTACCATCGACGAGGCCGCCTGGATCGCCAACCTTGCGGCGGGAGTCGAGGTCGGCAAGCGAGGGACCGCCACGGTCTCGCGAGATGAGCTGCTCGCGGCTTGGGACCACGAGTTGGGGGACTGACAACTTTTCCACAAACGACGTTTTCCACACTCCACATTCTTTGCGGATAAGGAGTTAGCACATGAAAGCAAAGCGTCCCCGACCTCGTGAGAAGTCGGGGACGCTCTGTTTTCCCGTTCCGAGCCAGCCCGGGAGGCTCCACTCACTGACTGACTCGGCGGTCTTCACACCGCCTAGCGAGGCGGGTCGGACCGATGGGCGATGAGGGGCTCGAACCCCCGACCTCGCGCATGTGAGGCGCGCGCTCTAACCAGCTGAGCTAATCGCCCGCGACAGATAGCTCCCGATATTACTACGCTTGGGAGGTTGAGACAACCCAATCGTTCGAGTGGGAAAGCCGAGGGGTCAATCCGGTGAACCAGCGACCACCCTCACCGAATAGACACCGAAGAAGATATCGGGTTGCGAGCAGTTGCGCTAGGGGGTGGTTTCGATCCTCCACTCGCCCATGCAGGCGACGCCGAACATAGATATGCGGGGCGATGACTACTGCCAGGTGTCCTCGTTTCGCGCCCAACTACGCATCGAATCCATCCGCAATACCCGCTGAACCATGGCCCCGGAGGGGTTCGAACCCTCGACCTTCAGATTATGAGTCCGCTGCTCTAACCACCTGAGCTACGGGGCCGAATACATTGTCACCAAACAACTTACATGATACCATTAAAGTGTTTTCTTTTCCACACCCGCCATTGGGTATACCCCCACCCCCATCAAAACGACCGATTTTGAGCCTACTTCTTGAGCCTCGGGTTTGGGCTCCTGACTCGACGATACACTTCGAGGTGGGCCGTGGTCATTGCTGCTTTGGTGAACCTTTCGCGCACTCTTGCCCGCCCCGCGATCCCCATCCGCTCCCTCATCGACGGGTCGTTGGCGAGGGTCCGCATTGCCTCGGCCAACGCCTCGACGTCCCGGATCGGGACCTCGAGTCCGGTCACCCCAGGGGCATTCACCTCCCGGACTCCCGAGGGGACTGCCGTGGTAATGATAGGTCTCCCCGCTGCCATCGCTTCGAGCAGGACCATCCCGAACATCTCCTCGACCGTGACCGACGGCAGGACCAGAAAATCGGCGTCGGCCATCCTCCGAGGGAGGTCCTCGTCGGGGTACTCCCCCCACCATTTCACCCGGTCTGCCACCGCCAGGGCCCGGGCAAGGGTCTGCAAGCGATGCAGCTCCGGACCCGACCCAACGATATCAAGTCGGAGCTCCGGGACCTGCTCAAGGGCTCTCAGGAGGAAGTCGACTCCCTTGAAGGGGAGCAAACGCCCAATGAAGATCGCCCGCGGCGGGTTGCCAGGGGGCGGCGGAGGCACCAGCTCCCAGCGTTCCTCGTCGATTCCGAAGGGGATCACCTCGACCTTGTGCTCGAAACCCTTGAGCTCGCCACAGAGGGCGATGTGCGCCCGGCTCGGCACCAGAATGACTTCGGCCCGATGCAGCACATACCTGGCCGGCAGCTTGTACTTGAATGAGGGATAGTCCGCGTGCTGGGTCACGACCAGCGGTGCCAGCGAGAACCGGAGCGCGTAGGCCACGTCGGCGAGCGAGTTGGGATGGTGCAGATGGATCACATCGGCCCGGCGCCACGCCGCCGCGATATAGGTCGGCGCGAGCTCCTGGGTACCCACCGGCGCGAATGACCACGCCCGAGTTACCGATGCGCGACGCTTCTGCCCTGGTGACGGATCACCAAACGCGGTGATCGCGACCACCTCGGCCTCGTGCCCCCGTTCGGCGACGCCCTCAGCGAGTCCCTGGACTACGCGCTCCATTCCGCCGGAGCGCGGCCAGTAGTACTTCGCGAGGTGAAGAATCCGC
Coding sequences:
- a CDS encoding capsule assembly Wzi family protein; amino-acid sequence: MHLRRLAGPALVLVFLALPSGARAQGSPYLTLDDPDLPLLEHLISRGDVTDPSPFVRPFTRRDATRVLRQAQPSADSQLVARLLKRWDAPVGETTWRAAARVGAQGYGAARRDALQPAGDAHAGEFYGEAAVSGSFGALVVGSRVVAENRLKYDPDWTGDAEQRSKHVAFRAAEAYVAAQWRLVHLHLGQVDRNWGPAGVPGLGVSNVSYPRPDLALDLVTSRLTAQFLFTPLPSERLANGDLVERYAAAHRIGWRPSDRFEVGAWETMILADEAESGTDAIGSLFSVMTFAAQFGRKANTNSILGLDAHWRATHRLQLEAQFAGDDIRLGSTNTAAGEAPRPNRYALTMGARGALPRGLSWRAHYVRVSALAYRTSNPLQNFAADGVGTVRVIPDNDELTGVISIPVARSLLMSPYLSWQRQGEGRLDVTPPFNETTPTFLIGTVRRTIRAAVGLAGGVGPARILADVGVNRVRNADQVLGRSTSSLEGRFIVTVGGAAQGQLQ
- the rfaE1 gene encoding D-glycero-beta-D-manno-heptose-7-phosphate kinase, encoding MTTSLASVSRARLSELLDALRGLQVVVVGDVMLDRYLTGDADRVSPEAPVPVVTVEEERDVPGGAANVAANIAALGGVAILLGVIGVDNEATALAEELRALGIRTDGLIAVSGRPTTCKTRIVARGQQVVRIDREVTNPLADSHREALLAAAAVAMADADALILEDYDKGTIDSELAKALIAAARARGIPVVVDPKQRNFFAYAGATVFKPNRRELESAFAAHFSGEDRDLETARTRLDVENLLLTLGADGMALVSPDAPLKRTPSIAREVFDVSGAGDTVSAMMAAALGAGATIDEAAWIANLAAGVEVGKRGTATVSRDELLAAWDHELGD
- a CDS encoding glycosyltransferase, which encodes MRILHLAKYYWPRSGGMERVVQGLAEGVAERGHEAEVVAITAFGDPSPGQKRRASVTRAWSFAPVGTQELAPTYIAAAWRRADVIHLHHPNSLADVAYALRFSLAPLVVTQHADYPSFKYKLPARYVLHRAEVILVPSRAHIALCGELKGFEHKVEVIPFGIDEERWELVPPPPPGNPPRAIFIGRLLPFKGVDFLLRALEQVPELRLDIVGSGPELHRLQTLARALAVADRVKWWGEYPDEDLPRRMADADFLVLPSVTVEEMFGMVLLEAMAAGRPIITTAVPSGVREVNAPGVTGLEVPIRDVEALAEAMRTLANDPSMRERMGIAGRARVRERFTKAAMTTAHLEVYRRVRSPNPRLKK